The following are encoded together in the Sphingomicrobium clamense genome:
- a CDS encoding aromatic amino acid transaminase: protein MSGLEAIKPDSLLQLIQMASADTRPNKIDVGVGVYRTSNGATPILSAVKKAEKILWERQETKAYLGMSGDKVYAELLKPIVFGQHADDEGLIGLQTPGGCGALTLGFKLVKAARPDARVLVGTPTWANHQPVIEGAGLKIVEYPYYLKEETRIDFDAMIAAFDAARPGDVALLHGCCHNPTGADLDAGQWAKVRAKCAEKGIIPFVDIAYQGLGDGLDDDAEGLRGLMGACDEVIVAQSCDKNFGVYRDRVGCLFVKAGSDETANIVKSHIMQIAREMWSMPPDHSAAAVRIVLENDDLRAEWLDELSIMRGRIKDLRKRIASKDPRLAYIGEQKGMFSMMPLTPQQVDTLRDEHAIYMADSGRFNVCGMADEDVDRFCDAVLEAMDG, encoded by the coding sequence TTGTCCGGCCTCGAAGCAATCAAGCCGGATTCGCTGCTCCAGCTCATCCAGATGGCCAGTGCCGACACGCGACCAAACAAGATCGACGTCGGTGTCGGTGTCTACCGCACCTCGAACGGCGCCACGCCGATCCTTTCGGCGGTGAAAAAGGCCGAGAAGATCCTGTGGGAACGCCAGGAAACCAAGGCCTATCTCGGGATGAGCGGCGACAAGGTCTATGCCGAATTGTTGAAGCCCATCGTGTTCGGGCAGCATGCCGATGACGAAGGACTGATCGGGCTGCAGACGCCGGGCGGCTGCGGCGCGCTGACGCTGGGCTTCAAGCTGGTCAAGGCGGCGCGGCCCGATGCGCGCGTACTGGTCGGCACCCCGACCTGGGCCAACCACCAGCCGGTGATCGAGGGCGCAGGGCTCAAGATCGTCGAATATCCATACTACCTGAAGGAAGAGACGCGCATCGATTTCGATGCGATGATAGCAGCCTTCGATGCCGCGCGTCCGGGTGATGTCGCCCTGCTCCACGGCTGTTGCCACAATCCGACCGGTGCCGACCTCGATGCCGGCCAATGGGCCAAGGTGCGCGCCAAATGCGCCGAAAAGGGCATCATCCCCTTCGTCGACATCGCCTATCAGGGGCTTGGCGACGGACTGGACGACGATGCCGAAGGCCTGCGCGGGCTGATGGGTGCCTGCGACGAAGTCATCGTCGCGCAAAGCTGTGACAAGAATTTCGGCGTCTATCGCGACCGCGTCGGTTGCCTGTTCGTCAAGGCGGGCAGCGACGAGACGGCCAACATCGTCAAGAGCCACATCATGCAGATCGCGCGCGAAATGTGGTCGATGCCGCCCGACCACAGCGCGGCTGCCGTCCGGATCGTTCTCGAAAATGACGATTTGCGCGCCGAGTGGCTCGACGAGCTCTCGATCATGCGTGGTCGCATCAAGGACTTGCGCAAGCGGATCGCGTCGAAAGACCCGCGTCTGGCCTATATCGGTGAGCAGAAGGGCATGTTCTCGATGATGCCGCTGACGCCGCAGCAGGTCGACACGCTGCGCGACGAGCACGCCATCTACATGGCGGATAGCGGCCGCTTCAATGTGTGCGGTATGGCCGATGAGGACGTCGATCGCTTCTGCGACGCCGTGCTGGAGGCGATGGATGGCTAG
- a CDS encoding alpha-ketoacid dehydrogenase subunit alpha/beta, whose amino-acid sequence MASVLDRDKTSADEPAFSWEDVARLVLTSREMDRLEEEELVPAKKVLYQFSARGHDMAQVMLGLHLRDGDAACGYYRSRPMLLALGVDLADALGSGMGREGGYSDGRDIGVVFNYPNPGGAHALPMCGGVGAQYTPAAGWAQSITYKAKVLGEEDDGAVAVVLGGDASCATGGFWSALTIATTQQLPLLFYVEDNGYGISVPSTYQTPGQDIAANLGSFKGLEIFNGDGTEPEEAADLIAKAFAHVRGRKGPALLRLTVPRLEGHSAQDTQTYKSDDEIAAEWARDPLPKLKAKANNLDWDMIEASVAAEVDKAREEAEARGVSDPDDVAKSVFFEGEHAKVGGQAGLSLDGTHEDPRPEGQRINMVTAIRRVLDQELEANPKMSVFGEDVGPKGGVHAVTLGLQEKFGHDRVFDTSLNEEGIVGRAVGMAMAGLLPVPEIQFRKYAEPATEQINDCGTIRWRTHNRFAAPMVLRIPGGFFKCGDPWHSQTNEVQFVHNPGWKVAVPSNAEDAVGLLRMALRGNDPTIFFEHRAMLDDSWARRPYPGDGYVLPFGKAKKTMEGDQITIVTWGAMTPRCEAAAKDVSADVIDLRTLMPWDEEMVLESVAKTHRCLIVHEDLRTGGFGAEIAAVVADKAFLDLDAPVERVTMPDIPSPHHPKLLEAAVPSVEDIKAKIIEMLEF is encoded by the coding sequence ATGGCTAGCGTGCTCGACCGCGACAAGACTTCTGCCGACGAGCCTGCCTTTAGTTGGGAGGATGTCGCGCGCCTCGTCCTGACGAGCCGCGAGATGGACCGGCTCGAGGAAGAGGAACTCGTCCCCGCCAAGAAGGTGCTCTACCAATTCTCCGCGCGCGGCCACGACATGGCGCAGGTCATGCTCGGCCTGCATTTGCGCGATGGCGACGCGGCGTGCGGCTATTATCGCTCGCGCCCGATGCTGCTGGCGCTGGGCGTCGATCTTGCCGATGCGCTAGGGTCGGGCATGGGCCGTGAAGGCGGCTATTCGGACGGGCGCGATATCGGCGTCGTGTTCAACTATCCCAACCCGGGCGGGGCGCACGCGCTGCCCATGTGCGGCGGCGTCGGGGCGCAATATACGCCCGCAGCGGGCTGGGCGCAGTCGATCACCTACAAGGCGAAGGTGCTGGGCGAAGAAGACGATGGCGCGGTTGCGGTCGTGCTGGGCGGTGACGCGAGCTGTGCCACAGGCGGCTTCTGGTCCGCGCTGACCATCGCGACGACGCAGCAACTGCCGTTGCTCTTCTACGTCGAGGATAATGGCTACGGCATTTCGGTGCCTTCGACCTACCAGACGCCGGGTCAGGACATCGCGGCCAACCTTGGAAGCTTCAAAGGCCTGGAAATCTTCAACGGCGACGGCACCGAGCCCGAAGAGGCCGCCGACCTGATCGCCAAGGCCTTCGCACATGTGCGCGGGCGCAAGGGGCCGGCGCTGTTGCGCCTGACCGTCCCGCGCCTCGAAGGGCATAGCGCGCAGGACACGCAAACCTACAAGTCGGACGATGAGATCGCCGCCGAATGGGCACGCGACCCGCTGCCCAAGCTCAAGGCCAAGGCCAACAACCTCGACTGGGACATGATCGAAGCGTCGGTCGCCGCCGAGGTCGACAAGGCGCGCGAAGAGGCCGAGGCGAGGGGCGTTTCCGACCCTGATGACGTCGCCAAGAGCGTCTTTTTCGAAGGCGAACACGCCAAGGTGGGCGGGCAGGCGGGACTGTCGCTCGACGGCACGCACGAGGACCCGCGTCCCGAAGGTCAGCGCATCAACATGGTCACCGCGATCCGCCGCGTGCTCGACCAGGAGCTCGAGGCCAATCCGAAGATGAGCGTCTTTGGCGAGGATGTCGGTCCCAAGGGCGGCGTCCATGCGGTGACACTCGGTCTCCAGGAGAAGTTCGGGCACGACCGCGTGTTCGACACCTCGCTCAACGAGGAAGGCATCGTCGGCCGTGCGGTCGGGATGGCGATGGCGGGTCTGCTGCCCGTGCCCGAAATCCAATTCCGCAAATATGCCGAGCCTGCGACGGAGCAGATTAACGATTGCGGCACGATCCGCTGGCGCACGCACAACCGCTTCGCCGCGCCGATGGTGCTGCGCATCCCGGGCGGCTTCTTCAAATGCGGCGACCCGTGGCATTCGCAGACCAACGAGGTGCAGTTCGTGCACAATCCCGGCTGGAAGGTGGCGGTGCCGAGCAATGCCGAAGATGCGGTCGGTCTCCTTCGCATGGCGCTGCGCGGTAACGATCCCACCATCTTCTTCGAACATCGCGCGATGCTCGACGACAGCTGGGCGCGGCGGCCGTATCCGGGCGACGGCTACGTGCTGCCGTTCGGCAAGGCGAAGAAGACGATGGAAGGCGACCAGATTACCATCGTGACCTGGGGCGCGATGACGCCGCGCTGCGAGGCGGCAGCCAAGGATGTCAGCGCCGACGTCATCGACCTTCGCACGCTGATGCCGTGGGACGAGGAAATGGTGCTCGAAAGCGTCGCCAAGACCCATCGCTGCCTTATCGTCCACGAAGATCTGCGCACCGGCGGCTTCGGTGCAGAGATCGCAGCTGTCGTCGCCGACAAGGCTTTTCTCGACCTCGATGCACCGGTCGAGCGCGTGACGATGCCCGACATCCCGTCACCGCATCATCCCAAGCTGCTCGAGGCGGCGGTCCCGTCGGTCGAAGATATTAAGGCGAAAATCATCGAAATGCTGGAGTTTTAA
- a CDS encoding dihydrolipoamide acetyltransferase family protein: protein MSVIDVIVPDEQEGTKAVVRSWLVKVGEAVAENDPLVELETDKVTQEVPAPATGVLSEIILDTDAEAEPGALLGKIDADASATARPEPVERPSPSGGEDEKLDTDKLGPNSVKKAEVCKETRLSPAVKRAVLQHDIDPTHIEGTGKGGRVTLEDVDRAVASATVSHVGKPKTAQPRVIEPFNATDIPHDRMRKTIAENMVKAVTDAPHVTALFECDFSAVAAHKAAMKAKGKMLSYTAYILKAAADAMAVAPAINGRWEEDRIAVSPTIDIGVGTALGDKGLVVPVVRDVGSLSLEEAGASLDALTGKARDGKLDRKDVSGGSFTISNHGVSGSLLASPIILHQGQAAILGVGKLEKRVIVRELDGQDVMVIRPMAYVTLTIDHRVVDGHQTNAWLSRFVEILETWPAA from the coding sequence ATGTCCGTGATCGACGTCATCGTTCCCGACGAGCAGGAAGGCACCAAGGCGGTCGTCCGCTCGTGGCTGGTCAAGGTCGGCGAAGCGGTCGCCGAGAACGATCCGCTGGTCGAGCTGGAAACCGACAAGGTCACGCAGGAAGTGCCTGCGCCCGCCACAGGCGTGCTGAGCGAGATCATCCTCGATACCGATGCCGAGGCCGAACCCGGCGCATTGCTCGGAAAGATCGACGCCGATGCATCTGCGACCGCTCGTCCTGAGCCTGTCGAAAGACCGTCACCGTCTGGCGGAGAAGATGAAAAACTGGACACAGACAAGCTCGGCCCGAACAGCGTAAAAAAGGCTGAAGTCTGCAAGGAAACACGCCTGTCTCCCGCCGTGAAACGCGCTGTCCTGCAGCACGACATCGACCCCACGCATATCGAAGGCACCGGCAAGGGCGGGCGCGTGACGCTCGAGGATGTCGACCGCGCCGTGGCCTCCGCCACGGTCAGCCATGTCGGCAAGCCCAAGACCGCGCAGCCGCGTGTGATCGAGCCATTCAACGCGACCGATATTCCGCACGACCGAATGCGCAAGACGATTGCCGAAAACATGGTCAAGGCGGTCACCGACGCGCCGCATGTCACCGCGCTGTTCGAATGCGATTTCTCCGCTGTCGCCGCGCACAAGGCGGCGATGAAGGCCAAGGGCAAGATGCTCAGCTACACCGCCTACATCCTCAAGGCGGCCGCTGACGCGATGGCGGTCGCTCCCGCGATCAACGGGCGCTGGGAAGAGGATCGTATTGCGGTTTCGCCCACGATCGACATCGGGGTCGGCACCGCGCTGGGTGACAAGGGCCTCGTCGTCCCCGTCGTGCGCGACGTCGGCTCGCTCAGCCTCGAAGAGGCGGGTGCCTCGCTTGACGCGCTGACCGGCAAAGCGCGCGACGGCAAGCTCGATCGCAAGGATGTGAGCGGGGGCAGCTTCACCATTTCCAATCATGGCGTGTCGGGCAGCCTGCTTGCCTCGCCCATCATCCTGCACCAGGGGCAGGCCGCAATCCTCGGCGTTGGCAAGCTGGAAAAGCGCGTTATCGTACGCGAGCTGGACGGTCAGGATGTGATGGTCATTCGTCCAATGGCCTATGTCACGCTCACCATCGACCACCGCGTCGTCGACGGCCACCAGACCAACGCATGGCTCAGCCGTTTCGTCGAGATCCTCGAGACCTGGCCCGCGGCCTAG
- a CDS encoding CPBP family intramembrane glutamic endopeptidase encodes MRQFFRKRSAATAIGIALLYFAILAAPLLFQSGAFGNKPGKSPQQLPLGQLPFEVGLAASVLALVFLLGWAREARVTSRPIWSGLRWALVPAIITGGLLAIGFAVAIENDVSFGVLWESGIPQNALLLVIFVGIFEETLFRGIALRGLEIKWGPVIALLVSSFLFGIMHYVNFIGGQTLAGTHQQVIHAGLAGILYGAIALRTRSIWPGVFLHALWDFTVASNAVLLGVNTGLPDEASGPSPVLSFAVHYFEPIIGILILISFLRWSKRQARITPTPA; translated from the coding sequence ATGCGTCAGTTCTTCAGGAAGCGTTCCGCCGCGACGGCCATCGGCATCGCCCTACTCTACTTCGCAATCCTTGCCGCCCCGCTGCTCTTCCAAAGCGGAGCCTTCGGCAACAAGCCCGGCAAATCGCCGCAGCAACTGCCCCTCGGGCAATTGCCCTTCGAGGTCGGTCTCGCCGCCTCGGTCCTTGCGCTGGTGTTCCTGCTGGGCTGGGCGCGCGAAGCCCGCGTGACCAGTCGACCGATCTGGTCGGGGCTGCGGTGGGCGTTGGTCCCGGCAATCATTACCGGCGGCCTGCTCGCCATCGGATTTGCCGTCGCCATCGAGAATGACGTCTCCTTCGGCGTTCTCTGGGAAAGCGGCATTCCGCAGAACGCGCTGCTGTTGGTGATCTTCGTCGGCATCTTCGAAGAGACGCTTTTTCGGGGCATCGCGCTGCGCGGCCTCGAAATCAAATGGGGGCCGGTCATCGCGCTTTTGGTCTCGTCCTTCCTGTTCGGCATCATGCACTACGTCAATTTCATTGGCGGTCAGACGCTGGCAGGCACGCACCAGCAGGTCATCCACGCCGGTTTGGCCGGCATTCTTTACGGCGCGATCGCGCTGCGCACCCGTTCCATCTGGCCGGGCGTGTTCCTGCACGCGCTGTGGGACTTCACGGTCGCCAGCAACGCGGTGCTGCTGGGCGTCAATACGGGATTGCCGGACGAGGCGTCAGGCCCCTCGCCCGTGCTGAGCTTTGCCGTGCATTATTTCGAGCCGATTATCGGCATCCTCATCCTGATCAGCTTCCTGCGCTGGTCCAAGCGACAGGCGCGGATCACGCCGACCCCGGCCTAG
- a CDS encoding DnaJ domain-containing protein — MEDDEKFVDYYELLHVTPGCDDRILEAAYHHFLKKYHPDHADTADPEKFKTILAAYKVLKDPKRRAKYDRTYAALNGGGASSSGLQEDEALGDAQAHELILSNLYKQRRKSAKEPGLGPWMLQDMLGCSKEEFDFHVWYLRSKGLIDTIEDGTIAVTVAGVDHVISTSKTSKAVKLITERNEKEDIGDGDLA, encoded by the coding sequence ATGGAAGACGACGAGAAGTTCGTCGACTATTACGAACTGCTGCATGTCACGCCAGGATGCGATGATCGCATCCTTGAGGCGGCCTACCATCACTTTCTCAAGAAATATCATCCCGATCACGCCGACACGGCCGACCCGGAAAAATTCAAGACGATCCTTGCCGCCTACAAGGTGCTCAAGGATCCCAAGCGGCGGGCAAAGTATGATCGCACCTATGCAGCGCTTAATGGCGGCGGCGCCTCGTCAAGCGGCCTGCAGGAAGATGAAGCGCTCGGCGACGCACAAGCGCATGAATTGATCCTTTCAAACCTTTACAAGCAGCGTCGGAAGAGCGCGAAGGAGCCCGGCCTTGGCCCCTGGATGCTTCAGGACATGCTGGGCTGTTCGAAGGAGGAGTTCGATTTCCACGTCTGGTATCTGCGCTCGAAAGGGCTGATCGACACGATCGAGGACGGCACCATCGCGGTCACGGTCGCGGGTGTGGATCACGTCATCTCGACCAGCAAGACCAGCAAGGCCGTCAAGCTCATCACGGAGCGAAATGAAAAAGAGGATATCGGGGACGGCGATCTGGCCTAA
- a CDS encoding NrsF family protein produces the protein MTNLIDTLADDLEPTSILSLTRGRIAAASVALATTIGVVALYGIRPDLAAGRPAPLILVTAGLFLLTAIAAGWAATRLARPAVGSANQTGALWLFGAILILPAVSAIELALGHGVGINAEFGARCLTFGLIGSIFTASAITLFLRRGAPVLPEKAGLLTGLAAGSVGAFAVTLECSGTALAHLAIWHVGIVALWAAIGRWGVSRLLRW, from the coding sequence ATGACCAATCTCATCGACACCCTCGCCGACGACCTCGAACCGACGTCGATCCTGTCGCTCACGCGCGGACGCATCGCCGCGGCCAGCGTGGCGCTTGCGACCACCATCGGTGTCGTCGCACTGTACGGCATTCGCCCCGATCTTGCCGCAGGACGCCCCGCCCCGCTGATCCTCGTCACGGCAGGCCTGTTCCTCCTCACCGCGATCGCCGCCGGTTGGGCCGCAACGCGCCTCGCCCGCCCTGCCGTCGGCAGCGCCAACCAGACCGGCGCGCTGTGGCTGTTCGGTGCGATCCTGATCCTGCCCGCCGTCAGTGCGATCGAACTGGCGCTTGGCCATGGTGTGGGCATAAACGCCGAGTTCGGCGCACGTTGCCTGACATTCGGCCTGATCGGCAGCATCTTCACAGCAAGCGCCATCACCCTGTTCCTTCGTCGTGGCGCGCCGGTCCTGCCCGAAAAGGCGGGGCTGCTCACCGGCCTCGCCGCGGGTAGCGTCGGCGCCTTCGCAGTCACGCTCGAATGCTCGGGGACCGCGCTCGCCCATCTCGCCATCTGGCATGTCGGGATCGTCGCGCTGTGGGCCGCCATCGGCCGCTGGGGCGTCTCGCGCCTGCTGCGCTGGTAA
- a CDS encoding sigma-70 family RNA polymerase sigma factor, whose amino-acid sequence MILADDDIRRLMARAQEGDKSSYRVALAGAQDWLARYFAKRIAPQSVDDLVQETLMALHAKRATYDATRPFYPWLAAIARFRWIDALRKLQRTPDAAEDADLPVPSAEEPVLARLSLDRLLTHIPTKQATAITLTKVEGMSIQETAAMTGQSESAVKVNIHRGLKKLAALVESD is encoded by the coding sequence ATGATCCTCGCCGATGACGATATTCGCCGGCTGATGGCGCGGGCGCAGGAGGGCGACAAGTCCTCCTATCGAGTCGCGCTTGCCGGTGCGCAGGACTGGCTGGCGCGCTATTTCGCCAAGCGGATCGCGCCCCAGTCGGTCGATGACCTCGTCCAGGAAACGCTGATGGCGCTCCACGCCAAGCGCGCGACCTACGACGCCACGCGGCCCTTCTATCCCTGGCTCGCCGCCATCGCCCGCTTCCGCTGGATCGACGCGCTTCGGAAACTGCAGCGGACACCCGACGCCGCCGAAGACGCCGACCTGCCCGTCCCTTCCGCCGAAGAGCCGGTTCTTGCGCGCCTCAGCCTCGACCGCCTGCTCACCCACATTCCTACAAAACAAGCCACCGCCATCACCCTCACCAAGGTCGAGGGGATGTCGATTCAGGAAACCGCCGCAATGACCGGCCAATCCGAATCCGCGGTCAAAGTGAACATCCATCGCGGCCTCAAGAAACTCGCCGCGCTCGTTGAAAGCGACTGA
- a CDS encoding DoxX family protein, with amino-acid sequence MTRLYDRLTEFAARPLIRDIVLLFVRIALAAIFWRSGRTKIEEGTWFDISETTFFLFENEYSGVPLPPEFSAYAATAAEHVLPLLLVFGLASRFAAAGLIAMTLVIQLFVYPDAWWSPHMSWIALGLVILTQGPGRVSFDHAISGRLADR; translated from the coding sequence GTGACCCGACTGTATGACCGACTGACCGAATTCGCAGCGCGGCCGCTGATCCGCGACATCGTGCTCCTGTTCGTGCGCATCGCGCTGGCCGCCATTTTCTGGCGATCGGGGCGCACCAAGATCGAAGAGGGCACGTGGTTCGACATTTCGGAAACGACCTTCTTCCTGTTCGAGAATGAATATTCGGGCGTGCCGCTGCCGCCGGAATTTTCCGCTTATGCTGCGACAGCCGCCGAGCACGTGCTTCCGCTATTGCTCGTCTTCGGGCTCGCCAGCCGCTTTGCTGCGGCCGGCCTCATCGCCATGACGCTGGTCATCCAGCTGTTCGTCTATCCCGACGCATGGTGGAGCCCGCACATGAGCTGGATCGCCCTCGGCCTCGTCATCCTGACACAAGGCCCCGGGCGGGTCTCGTTCGATCATGCCATTTCAGGTAGACTGGCCGACAGATGA
- a CDS encoding DNA-binding domain-containing protein, which produces MSPDLQQQMAAAIRGGPAFLPDTLLAGSRPSQFRALKAYANTISHARHVALEDTYPLTRQHLGDEAFHAAATRFLEGPHPRSHALRLIGDGFPETLDEAAARDLAGIEWAWLESHGAADAPAMLLERLKGVSPEKLVEAKVLIHPTTRIVALEQPGEQLFPDLSGKGTHVLITRPEADVLVNLADSAEAHLLELAATPIAFGRLLARNAEAATHLVRSGALRPLLELVL; this is translated from the coding sequence ATGTCGCCTGACCTCCAGCAACAGATGGCGGCCGCGATCCGTGGCGGCCCCGCATTCCTGCCCGACACGCTGCTGGCAGGTTCGCGCCCGTCGCAATTTCGCGCGCTCAAGGCCTATGCCAACACGATCAGCCACGCGCGTCATGTCGCGCTCGAGGATACCTACCCGCTCACCCGCCAGCATCTTGGCGACGAAGCCTTCCACGCGGCAGCGACCCGCTTTCTCGAAGGCCCCCACCCGCGCTCGCACGCGCTGCGCCTGATCGGCGATGGTTTTCCCGAAACGCTCGATGAGGCGGCGGCGCGCGATCTTGCCGGTATCGAATGGGCCTGGCTCGAAAGTCATGGCGCGGCCGACGCGCCCGCCATGCTGCTCGAGCGACTGAAGGGCGTCAGCCCGGAAAAGCTTGTCGAGGCCAAGGTGCTGATCCATCCCACCACGCGCATCGTCGCGCTCGAACAGCCTGGCGAACAGCTTTTCCCCGACCTTTCGGGCAAGGGCACGCACGTCCTGATCACGCGGCCCGAGGCCGATGTCCTCGTCAACCTGGCGGACAGCGCCGAGGCCCACCTCCTCGAGCTTGCCGCCACGCCGATCGCTTTTGGTCGCCTCCTCGCCCGCAATGCGGAGGCGGCCACCCATCTCGTGCGCAGCGGAGCGCTACGCCCCCTGCTGGAGCTTGTCCTGTGA
- a CDS encoding DUF692 domain-containing protein: MPSPLPRRRADEMDGVPPLPPKRAGLGLKPAFFEAVMDCAARGAAPTWVEVHPQNYFMDGGPMHRWLAQIRDALPVSFHSVGLSMGDPGGVNRAELDQLVSLCDRYQPALVSDHLSWSSLGGEQFPDLLPFPMTDQTLDHFADQVDLVQEKLGRPMLVENPSRMTAFQGDTYGEVDFLHALARRTGCGLLMDVNNLLVSRTNLGIDPNDYVGALDGSLIGEIHIAGHSVEDHGNGEMLAVDDHGSPVSEECWTLLDRLLDRIGPRPVLLERDNDIPDFDELLGEAERADAMLTRRLAYVA; encoded by the coding sequence ATGCCAAGCCCGTTGCCAAGAAGAAGGGCTGACGAGATGGACGGCGTCCCGCCACTGCCCCCAAAGCGCGCAGGTCTAGGCCTCAAGCCCGCATTCTTTGAGGCTGTCATGGACTGCGCGGCGCGGGGCGCCGCTCCTACCTGGGTGGAAGTCCACCCGCAAAATTACTTCATGGACGGCGGGCCGATGCATCGCTGGCTGGCGCAGATACGCGACGCGTTGCCGGTCAGCTTCCATTCGGTCGGCCTGTCCATGGGCGACCCGGGCGGCGTCAACCGCGCCGAACTCGACCAGCTCGTTTCCCTCTGTGACCGGTACCAGCCCGCTCTGGTCTCCGATCATCTGAGCTGGTCGAGCCTGGGTGGCGAACAATTTCCCGACCTCCTCCCCTTCCCGATGACCGACCAAACGCTCGATCATTTCGCCGATCAGGTCGATCTGGTGCAGGAAAAGCTCGGACGACCCATGCTGGTCGAAAATCCCAGCCGCATGACCGCCTTCCAGGGCGACACCTATGGCGAGGTCGACTTCCTTCACGCACTCGCGCGGCGCACCGGCTGCGGCCTCCTCATGGACGTCAACAATCTCCTCGTGTCGCGCACCAATCTCGGGATCGACCCCAACGACTATGTCGGCGCGCTCGACGGGAGCCTCATTGGCGAGATCCACATTGCCGGCCACAGCGTCGAGGATCATGGCAATGGCGAGATGCTCGCGGTCGACGATCACGGATCGCCGGTCAGCGAGGAATGCTGGACCTTGCTTGATCGACTGCTCGATCGCATCGGCCCGCGCCCCGTCTTGCTCGAACGCGACAACGACATTCCGGACTTCGACGAACTGCTCGGCGAGGCCGAGCGCGCCGACGCCATGCTGACGCGGAGGCTTGCATATGTCGCCTGA
- a CDS encoding BufA1 family periplasmic bufferin-type metallophore, whose amino-acid sequence MNSITTLSAATALVALAGIAAAPADASIAGKEKCYGVAKAGKNDCAAGPGTSCAGTSKVDYQGNAWKYVEAGTCEEMGGSLKPREGNAKPVAKKKG is encoded by the coding sequence ATGAATAGCATCACCACTCTCTCGGCCGCGACCGCATTGGTCGCGCTGGCCGGCATCGCCGCCGCCCCCGCCGACGCCAGCATCGCCGGCAAGGAAAAATGCTACGGCGTGGCCAAGGCCGGCAAGAATGATTGCGCGGCAGGCCCCGGCACCAGCTGTGCCGGCACCTCCAAGGTCGATTACCAGGGCAACGCCTGGAAATATGTCGAGGCCGGCACCTGCGAAGAGATGGGCGGGTCGCTCAAGCCTCGCGAGGGCAATGCCAAGCCCGTTGCCAAGAAGAAGGGCTGA
- a CDS encoding BufA1 family periplasmic bufferin-type metallophore, protein MAGEPVDAELAEAAADGEMEKCYGVSLAGKNDCAAGPGTSCAGTSTVDYQGNAWKYVPTGECEDMGGKLEAFDGVGSPADQA, encoded by the coding sequence ATGGCCGGTGAACCGGTCGACGCCGAACTCGCCGAAGCCGCCGCCGATGGCGAAATGGAAAAATGCTACGGCGTCAGCCTCGCGGGCAAGAATGATTGCGCCGCCGGTCCCGGCACCAGCTGCGCGGGCACCTCGACCGTCGATTACCAGGGCAATGCCTGGAAATATGTCCCGACGGGCGAATGCGAAGACATGGGCGGCAAGCTCGAGGCCTTTGACGGCGTCGGCAGCCCGGCCGACCAAGCCTAG